Proteins encoded by one window of Sciurus carolinensis chromosome 12, mSciCar1.2, whole genome shotgun sequence:
- the Uchl5 gene encoding ubiquitin carboxyl-terminal hydrolase isozyme L5 isoform X2 has product MTGNAGEWCLMESDPGVFTELIKGFGCRGAQVEEIWSLEPENFEKLKPVHGLIFLFKWQPGEEPAGSVVQDSRLDTIFFAKQVINNACATQAIVSVLLNCTHQDVHLGETLSEFKEFSQSFDAAMKGLALSNSDVIRQVHNSFARQQMFEFDAKTSAKEEDAFHFVSYVPVNGRLYELDGLREGPIDLGACNQDDWISAVRPVIEKRIQKYSEGEIRFNLMAIVSDRKMIYEQKIAELQRQLAEEPMDTDQGSNMLSAIQSEVAKNQMLIEEEVQKLKRYKIENIRRKHNYLPFIMELLKTLAEHQQLIPLVEKAKEKQNAKKAQETK; this is encoded by the exons ATGACGGGCAATGCCGGGGAATGGTGTCTCATGGAAAGCGACCCCGGGGTCTTCACCGAGCTCATTAAAGGATTCG GTTGCCGTGGAGCCCAAGTAGAAGAAATATGGAGTTTAGAGCCTGagaattttgagaaattaaa gcCAGTTCAtggcttaatttttcttttcaagtggCAACCAGGAGAAGAACCAGCAGGCTCTGTTGTTCAGGATTCCAGACTTGACACGATATTTTTTGCGAAGCAG gtAATTAACAATGCGTGTGCTACTCAAGCCATTGTAAGTGTGTTATTGAACTGTACCCATCAAGATGTCCATTTAGGAGAGACATTATCAGAGTTTAAAGAATTTTCACAAAGTTTTGATGCAGCT atgaagGGTTTGGCGCTGAGCAATTCGGATGTGATTCGACAAGTACACAATAGTTTTGCCAG ACAGCAAATGTTTGAATTTGATGCAAAGACATCAGCCAAAGAAGAAGATGCTTTTCACTTTGTCAGTTATGTTCCTGTTAATGGAAGATTGTATGAATTAGATGGATTAAGAGAAGGACCAATTGATTTAG gtgCATGCAATCAAGATGACTGGATCAGCGCAGTACGGCCAGTcatagaaaaaagaatacaaaa GTACAGTGAAGGTGAAATTCGATTTAACCTAATGGCCATTGTGTCTGACAGAAAAATGATATATGAACAGAAGATAGCAGAGTTACAAAGACAACTTGCAGAG GAACCTATGGACACAGATCAGGGTAGTAATATGTTAAGTGCTATTCAGTCAGAAGTTGCCAAAAATCAGATGCTTATTGAAGAAGAAgtacaaaagttaaaaagatacaag ATTGAAAATATCAGAAGGAAGCATAATTATCTGCCTTTCATTATGGAATTGTTAAAGACTTTAGCAGAACACCAGCAGTTAATACCTCTTGTAGAAAAG
- the Uchl5 gene encoding ubiquitin carboxyl-terminal hydrolase isozyme L5 isoform X5: protein MTGNAGEWCLMESDPGVFTELIKGFGCRGAQVEEIWSLEPENFEKLKPVHGLIFLFKWQPGEEPAGSVVQDSRLDTIFFAKQVINNACATQAIVSVLLNCTHQDVHLGETLSEFKEFSQSFDAAMKGLALSNSDVIRQVHNSFARQQMFEFDAKTSAKEEDAFHFVSYVPVNGRLYELDGLREGPIDLGACNQDDWISAVRPVIEKRIQKYSEGEIRFNLMAIVSDRKMIYEQKIAELQRQLAEIENIRRKHNYLPFIMELLKTLAEHQQLIPLVEKAKEKQNAKKAQETK from the exons ATGACGGGCAATGCCGGGGAATGGTGTCTCATGGAAAGCGACCCCGGGGTCTTCACCGAGCTCATTAAAGGATTCG GTTGCCGTGGAGCCCAAGTAGAAGAAATATGGAGTTTAGAGCCTGagaattttgagaaattaaa gcCAGTTCAtggcttaatttttcttttcaagtggCAACCAGGAGAAGAACCAGCAGGCTCTGTTGTTCAGGATTCCAGACTTGACACGATATTTTTTGCGAAGCAG gtAATTAACAATGCGTGTGCTACTCAAGCCATTGTAAGTGTGTTATTGAACTGTACCCATCAAGATGTCCATTTAGGAGAGACATTATCAGAGTTTAAAGAATTTTCACAAAGTTTTGATGCAGCT atgaagGGTTTGGCGCTGAGCAATTCGGATGTGATTCGACAAGTACACAATAGTTTTGCCAG ACAGCAAATGTTTGAATTTGATGCAAAGACATCAGCCAAAGAAGAAGATGCTTTTCACTTTGTCAGTTATGTTCCTGTTAATGGAAGATTGTATGAATTAGATGGATTAAGAGAAGGACCAATTGATTTAG gtgCATGCAATCAAGATGACTGGATCAGCGCAGTACGGCCAGTcatagaaaaaagaatacaaaa GTACAGTGAAGGTGAAATTCGATTTAACCTAATGGCCATTGTGTCTGACAGAAAAATGATATATGAACAGAAGATAGCAGAGTTACAAAGACAACTTGCAGAG ATTGAAAATATCAGAAGGAAGCATAATTATCTGCCTTTCATTATGGAATTGTTAAAGACTTTAGCAGAACACCAGCAGTTAATACCTCTTGTAGAAAAG
- the Uchl5 gene encoding ubiquitin carboxyl-terminal hydrolase isozyme L5 isoform X3: MSPGWLERLPALGRAAGCRGAQVEEIWSLEPENFEKLKPVHGLIFLFKWQPGEEPAGSVVQDSRLDTIFFAKQVINNACATQAIVSVLLNCTHQDVHLGETLSEFKEFSQSFDAAMKGLALSNSDVIRQVHNSFARQQMFEFDAKTSAKEEDAFHFVSYVPVNGRLYELDGLREGPIDLGACNQDDWISAVRPVIEKRIQKYSEGEIRFNLMAIVSDRKMIYEQKIAELQRQLAEEEPMDTDQGSNMLSAIQSEVAKNQMLIEEEVQKLKRYKIENIRRKHNYLPFIMELLKTLAEHQQLIPLVEKAKEKQNAKKAQETK, from the exons ATGTCTCCTGGGTGGCTAGAGCGTCTTCCTGCGCTCGGTCGCGCTGCAG GTTGCCGTGGAGCCCAAGTAGAAGAAATATGGAGTTTAGAGCCTGagaattttgagaaattaaa gcCAGTTCAtggcttaatttttcttttcaagtggCAACCAGGAGAAGAACCAGCAGGCTCTGTTGTTCAGGATTCCAGACTTGACACGATATTTTTTGCGAAGCAG gtAATTAACAATGCGTGTGCTACTCAAGCCATTGTAAGTGTGTTATTGAACTGTACCCATCAAGATGTCCATTTAGGAGAGACATTATCAGAGTTTAAAGAATTTTCACAAAGTTTTGATGCAGCT atgaagGGTTTGGCGCTGAGCAATTCGGATGTGATTCGACAAGTACACAATAGTTTTGCCAG ACAGCAAATGTTTGAATTTGATGCAAAGACATCAGCCAAAGAAGAAGATGCTTTTCACTTTGTCAGTTATGTTCCTGTTAATGGAAGATTGTATGAATTAGATGGATTAAGAGAAGGACCAATTGATTTAG gtgCATGCAATCAAGATGACTGGATCAGCGCAGTACGGCCAGTcatagaaaaaagaatacaaaa GTACAGTGAAGGTGAAATTCGATTTAACCTAATGGCCATTGTGTCTGACAGAAAAATGATATATGAACAGAAGATAGCAGAGTTACAAAGACAACTTGCAGAG GAGGAACCTATGGACACAGATCAGGGTAGTAATATGTTAAGTGCTATTCAGTCAGAAGTTGCCAAAAATCAGATGCTTATTGAAGAAGAAgtacaaaagttaaaaagatacaag ATTGAAAATATCAGAAGGAAGCATAATTATCTGCCTTTCATTATGGAATTGTTAAAGACTTTAGCAGAACACCAGCAGTTAATACCTCTTGTAGAAAAG
- the Uchl5 gene encoding ubiquitin carboxyl-terminal hydrolase isozyme L5 isoform X1, producing the protein MTGNAGEWCLMESDPGVFTELIKGFGCRGAQVEEIWSLEPENFEKLKPVHGLIFLFKWQPGEEPAGSVVQDSRLDTIFFAKQVINNACATQAIVSVLLNCTHQDVHLGETLSEFKEFSQSFDAAMKGLALSNSDVIRQVHNSFARQQMFEFDAKTSAKEEDAFHFVSYVPVNGRLYELDGLREGPIDLGACNQDDWISAVRPVIEKRIQKYSEGEIRFNLMAIVSDRKMIYEQKIAELQRQLAEEEPMDTDQGSNMLSAIQSEVAKNQMLIEEEVQKLKRYKIENIRRKHNYLPFIMELLKTLAEHQQLIPLVEKAKEKQNAKKAQETK; encoded by the exons ATGACGGGCAATGCCGGGGAATGGTGTCTCATGGAAAGCGACCCCGGGGTCTTCACCGAGCTCATTAAAGGATTCG GTTGCCGTGGAGCCCAAGTAGAAGAAATATGGAGTTTAGAGCCTGagaattttgagaaattaaa gcCAGTTCAtggcttaatttttcttttcaagtggCAACCAGGAGAAGAACCAGCAGGCTCTGTTGTTCAGGATTCCAGACTTGACACGATATTTTTTGCGAAGCAG gtAATTAACAATGCGTGTGCTACTCAAGCCATTGTAAGTGTGTTATTGAACTGTACCCATCAAGATGTCCATTTAGGAGAGACATTATCAGAGTTTAAAGAATTTTCACAAAGTTTTGATGCAGCT atgaagGGTTTGGCGCTGAGCAATTCGGATGTGATTCGACAAGTACACAATAGTTTTGCCAG ACAGCAAATGTTTGAATTTGATGCAAAGACATCAGCCAAAGAAGAAGATGCTTTTCACTTTGTCAGTTATGTTCCTGTTAATGGAAGATTGTATGAATTAGATGGATTAAGAGAAGGACCAATTGATTTAG gtgCATGCAATCAAGATGACTGGATCAGCGCAGTACGGCCAGTcatagaaaaaagaatacaaaa GTACAGTGAAGGTGAAATTCGATTTAACCTAATGGCCATTGTGTCTGACAGAAAAATGATATATGAACAGAAGATAGCAGAGTTACAAAGACAACTTGCAGAG GAGGAACCTATGGACACAGATCAGGGTAGTAATATGTTAAGTGCTATTCAGTCAGAAGTTGCCAAAAATCAGATGCTTATTGAAGAAGAAgtacaaaagttaaaaagatacaag ATTGAAAATATCAGAAGGAAGCATAATTATCTGCCTTTCATTATGGAATTGTTAAAGACTTTAGCAGAACACCAGCAGTTAATACCTCTTGTAGAAAAG
- the Uchl5 gene encoding ubiquitin carboxyl-terminal hydrolase isozyme L5 isoform X4, producing the protein MSPGWLERLPALGRAAGCRGAQVEEIWSLEPENFEKLKPVHGLIFLFKWQPGEEPAGSVVQDSRLDTIFFAKQVINNACATQAIVSVLLNCTHQDVHLGETLSEFKEFSQSFDAAMKGLALSNSDVIRQVHNSFARQQMFEFDAKTSAKEEDAFHFVSYVPVNGRLYELDGLREGPIDLGACNQDDWISAVRPVIEKRIQKYSEGEIRFNLMAIVSDRKMIYEQKIAELQRQLAEEPMDTDQGSNMLSAIQSEVAKNQMLIEEEVQKLKRYKIENIRRKHNYLPFIMELLKTLAEHQQLIPLVEKAKEKQNAKKAQETK; encoded by the exons ATGTCTCCTGGGTGGCTAGAGCGTCTTCCTGCGCTCGGTCGCGCTGCAG GTTGCCGTGGAGCCCAAGTAGAAGAAATATGGAGTTTAGAGCCTGagaattttgagaaattaaa gcCAGTTCAtggcttaatttttcttttcaagtggCAACCAGGAGAAGAACCAGCAGGCTCTGTTGTTCAGGATTCCAGACTTGACACGATATTTTTTGCGAAGCAG gtAATTAACAATGCGTGTGCTACTCAAGCCATTGTAAGTGTGTTATTGAACTGTACCCATCAAGATGTCCATTTAGGAGAGACATTATCAGAGTTTAAAGAATTTTCACAAAGTTTTGATGCAGCT atgaagGGTTTGGCGCTGAGCAATTCGGATGTGATTCGACAAGTACACAATAGTTTTGCCAG ACAGCAAATGTTTGAATTTGATGCAAAGACATCAGCCAAAGAAGAAGATGCTTTTCACTTTGTCAGTTATGTTCCTGTTAATGGAAGATTGTATGAATTAGATGGATTAAGAGAAGGACCAATTGATTTAG gtgCATGCAATCAAGATGACTGGATCAGCGCAGTACGGCCAGTcatagaaaaaagaatacaaaa GTACAGTGAAGGTGAAATTCGATTTAACCTAATGGCCATTGTGTCTGACAGAAAAATGATATATGAACAGAAGATAGCAGAGTTACAAAGACAACTTGCAGAG GAACCTATGGACACAGATCAGGGTAGTAATATGTTAAGTGCTATTCAGTCAGAAGTTGCCAAAAATCAGATGCTTATTGAAGAAGAAgtacaaaagttaaaaagatacaag ATTGAAAATATCAGAAGGAAGCATAATTATCTGCCTTTCATTATGGAATTGTTAAAGACTTTAGCAGAACACCAGCAGTTAATACCTCTTGTAGAAAAG